Part of the Mycolicibacterium mengxianglii genome is shown below.
TACGTCGCGCTGGATCGCCGTGCCGAGTGGGTCGGTGGCATCGATTTCACCGATGCCACCGCGGCGACGGCGCGAGTGGCCGCCGAGTTCGACGGGTGGGCCCCAGAATTGACCGCGCTGATCACCGACGGGGAGACCGCGCCTGTCGCACGCCCGATCTACACCCTGCCGAGCGACCATCGGTGGGAGCGGGTGCCCGGGGTCACGCTGATCGGCGATGCCGCGCACCTGGCGCCCCCGGGCGGCGAGGGCGCGAACCTGGCCATGTTCGACGGGGCCGAGCTGGGCGCCGCGATCGCCGCGCACCCCGGGGACATCGAAGCGGCGCTGGCAGCCTACGAAGAGGCGCTGTTCCCCCGCAGCCAGGCCTCAGCCCGCGACGCCCATCACGTCCTGCGCCTCTGCCTCGGGGAGCGCGCACCGGTCTCACTCATCGAATTGTTCACCGGCGGTGCGACCCTGCTGGGGCAACAAGTGGTCTAGGTTCAGCGTGCGAGCCGCGATCCCTGATGTCCCGTCGCCACGAGGAGCAGCCGTTGTTTCCCGACCTGTTCTCCATTGCCGGTAAGACCGCCTTGATCACCGGCGGGACCAGCGGCATCGGCCTGATGATGGCCGAGGGGTATCTGCGCGCCGGAGCCCGGGTGTACATCTGCTCCCGGAAACCGCAGGCGTGCCAGAGCGCACAGGACTACCTGTCCGAGTTCGGTGACGTGCACGCCATTGCCGCCGACGTCAGCGACGAGGACCAGTGCCGAACCCTGATCGATGCCGTCGGCGCCCGAGAATCGGCCTTGCACATCCTGATCAACAATGCCGGCGCGACCTGGGGGGCGCCGTTCGACTCATTTCCCGGCGCCGCCTTCGACAAAGTGCTCACCCTCAATGTGAAGACCCCGTTCCTGCTCACCCAACTGGCCCGTCCGCTGCTGGAGGCGGCCTCCACCGAGGACGACCCCGCCCGGGTGATCAACATCGGTTCGATCGACGGCCTGACCGTGCCGCGGTTGCACACCTTCTCCTACTCGGCGTCCAAGGCCGCGCTGCACCAACTCACCCGCCACCTGGCCTACGAACTGGCCCCCAGCGTGTTGGTCAATGCCATTGCGCCCGGGCCGTTCCCGTCCAAGATGATGGCCGCGACGTTGGAGGCGGCCGGTGATCGCCTGGCCGCGGCAACACCGGTCAGGAGGATCGGACGCACGGAGGACATCGCCGCTGCTGCGGTGTACCTCGCTTCGCGTGCCACGAACTTCATGACCGGGGCGGTACTCCCACTTGATGGCGGACTGAGTACCACTATGGGGTTGAATTCGTAACGAACCAGCCGGTAACTACCGCTTTCCGCACTCATGGGTATTTAATTGGCCCATGAGTGGGGGCAAATTCGAAGTCGGCACCGCGGTTCGCACCACCGACGACGCACACATCACCGGCCAGATCGTCGAGGACTTCGGCGATCTCGCCGGATTCGAAGTGGTGGTGGACGCCCAGCAGACGGCCAAGTCACGCCGCTGGGCCGTCGCCCTCGACGACGGCCGGATGGTGTTCCTCAACGACGACGGCATCGAACCGATAGACAGCACCTCCACCGAGCACTGACCCTGGTCAGCGCGTCCAGCGTTTCGGCATGCCGGAGCCCGGGTACGGAATCGAACAGCGCACAGCCCACGGCGCTTGACATTCACGCATCCGAGAACGGTGGAGGTTGTTCGGTGACCCAGATTTCGACTGGCCAGGACGTCGTCAACTACCTGAAAGCCCAGCACGAGACAATCAGGCAGCTTTTCATCGAGACCCTCGACGCCGCCGATGCGCAAACGCAGGAGACCGCGTTCAATCAGCTGCGGGCACTGCTTGCCGTCCACGAGACCGCTGAAGAAATGATGGTGCACCCCCGGGTGCGCCGGAAGGTCGACGGCGGCGCGGCGATCGTCGACGAGCGACTCAAAGAGGAACACGACGCCAAAGTGGCACTCGCCGAACTCGAGCGGCTCGAATTCGGCACCGCCGAGTTCAGTAAGGCGTTGATCCACCTCCAACAGGCTGTGCTCGCACACGCCGAGAAGGAGGAGACCGAGGAGTTCACCCGCCTCGAGGACCAGCTCGACGCCAAGGAACTGCAGAAAATGACCACTGCGGTGCAGGCTGCCGAAGCCATCGCGCCCACCCACCCTCATCCGGGTGTGGAGTCGGCGGTGGCGAACTTCGCCGTCGGCCCCTTCGCGTCCCTCCTCGATCGCGCGCGGGACGCCCTGAGCCGGAACTGATTGCGAAGCCTA
Proteins encoded:
- a CDS encoding SDR family oxidoreductase — translated: MSRRHEEQPLFPDLFSIAGKTALITGGTSGIGLMMAEGYLRAGARVYICSRKPQACQSAQDYLSEFGDVHAIAADVSDEDQCRTLIDAVGARESALHILINNAGATWGAPFDSFPGAAFDKVLTLNVKTPFLLTQLARPLLEAASTEDDPARVINIGSIDGLTVPRLHTFSYSASKAALHQLTRHLAYELAPSVLVNAIAPGPFPSKMMAATLEAAGDRLAAATPVRRIGRTEDIAAAAVYLASRATNFMTGAVLPLDGGLSTTMGLNS
- a CDS encoding hemerythrin domain-containing protein, with the protein product MTQISTGQDVVNYLKAQHETIRQLFIETLDAADAQTQETAFNQLRALLAVHETAEEMMVHPRVRRKVDGGAAIVDERLKEEHDAKVALAELERLEFGTAEFSKALIHLQQAVLAHAEKEETEEFTRLEDQLDAKELQKMTTAVQAAEAIAPTHPHPGVESAVANFAVGPFASLLDRARDALSRN